In the Glycine max cultivar Williams 82 chromosome 19, Glycine_max_v4.0, whole genome shotgun sequence genome, AGTCATTGCATTTGGTTCCCGATTGAATTTTGGAAGTGCCTTAATTGATGATTTTATGTGGTTGGGCGGTGTGGGCTGGTTGGAAATTAATGTAGATATTGTCCAAGCTGGGTTATTCCGCACAGATGTAGAGGAGCATATATAACTAGgttattttagataaaaataattaatgaaaaattaattgaaagctATAAAGTTGGTgagtagttaaaaaataaaaaattaagttattaatcgttgtaactaaaaaatataaaatgataaaaaaataaaaaaataataatttattttaaaaaagtaactagtaaattaaataaatatatttaagataaaaataaaagaaaatataaaaaattaaaaattaatgtttaaaaaacactatttcaattagaattttaaaaaacattaaaagttattaaaaaaaacttatttatcaaattatcaaataaattttttgaacaaaaaattaaaaattaattaaaatatgttttcgaatatcttattttttgatAGGCATATGTCTTGCGAGAGTGATGAGTTTCTTTATTTCATGTGAGCTGGTACCTCTGTTACATTTGGTTATtgcatatttattataataaatatttgattaatagGTGCTAACTAAGCTGTAACTAGGTTATTAAACCAGTCCGGTACTTGTTCTTACGGTGCTTCTGGTAcctctaataatatatttctctttgcgaccaaaaaatttaaaaaaaaaaaatcaagaattgCGTTGCAATGGGGTAATTTTGCATTAGTcccatataaattttattttatttgaaacataCCTGGAGAATGCCACACCATCGTATAAATTTCATGTTAACTCCATATTCGAGATCATCAGGGGCATGGGAGTAACCCCCTGTAGGATGttatataatcaaatttatcAATGCATCAGGATTTACTTACCTATGTATTTGTGCAACAATGCATGGGCTTTAGTTTTTTATACATCAGAAAAAATGCAACAATGTGGATTTACCTTGCAAAATTATACCCCAGAAGAGAAGCTTCAATGTCCTAAGGATTATCTTCTTTACGGCATGCTTTATCTTTGCGATTCTCTACATTATTATAATCAGTTTATCAATGAACGGAATTATGTTTACACCACAAatgctaatttattttttatatacacaaaACAATTTGAAGAAAGAAACGAATAGAAAATATAGAAGCATAAGttgcatataaaataattagctAAATTGTAACCTGTGTGATTTCGTCACTTTAATTCTGTTATTgtttagaataaataattttgattcttgTGTCAGTGCATGAAAGAGTCACCaagtgtttttgttgttgtggaaGAAGAAGCCTTCTTATCTTAATAcatgtatttaatttattcaaaactaGTCCAATATACTTTTTGGGgggtttttaaagaaaaaaaataaactactaAAACACTTCTAttaagttaatattataaatactaatTTACATGTATTATTACTcgagaattattattttttttcaaattataaaaatttataaattaaaataaatatttaatatttaattttacatatatttattatttagttttccGGCACAATTTACGTCACGAACCACCAATCTATCCCCTCCCAAATATGCTAAGAAATTCTAAAGGTTGTCAAAGATCCTCCTCCATATGTCTCGAAATGGACATGAGATAAGGCAAAAAGATGTTTTATGTGTCAAAACCCATATTGTTCCAAAAATAAATACTCTCGTTGTGTTGGAAGCACAAGCTCAAGTCAATAATATTAGCTTTTATCTTATGTCGAAttgtttgtaaattttatttttagtcaaaacattaattttaataatgtattgtattgtttgtaattttattttattttgtgttaacttaactttttttagtttaattaattaaagttgcgggttaaatacataaaatatagaattaaaaaaataaattaattggcaCATTGATAAATCAatctaaaaaaatctttttaaaaaaataactcttatgatacatataaaatagtatttataaaattaaataaacaaaataaatatgttaataatttattaatttatatttaaataaaagtttatgaattcaaaataaaataatttattacgaCACAATGTTGTATTCAGAATCATAGTGCTATAATAAAACAAGCCAATTACGATTAAGAAGATTGTGACTGTGTACAGAATTTATTACAACACAATGTTCTCAATATACCTGGCTTATTGCACAGAgaccaaaaggaaaaaataaaaacaagtggAGACAGAGAagcctttatttatttatacagtaaaatagtttttgtgatccttaataaatatttaaattttatatttattttttttataaatttttcttcataaaataaaatttttatttttatctttaatatttttttagttatggaTAAATTAACGATTTGTtctgtgataattttttttatttgttattagtttctttgaaaaatactaataacaaataaaactttttaatcgaataataaatataaaatttgttaatttattaataactaaaaaaatattaagaataaaaaataaattattagtttattatatatgataaaataaatccTTACCTTTAGTGCAAGGGCTATGGCAATcccaacaatgaaaagaaagaaaggcatAACGAAATCGGCCAAAGTACATCCATTCCACGGGGAATGATCAATGCGTGGATAAGCTTCACCAGCGTCGTCTACCAGTATCATCAACTACACATAAATTATcaagagtgaaaaaaattaagaattaattattcataatcataaataaGAATGGGGATAGTTCAGATAAATCGTCACATTATAAGGTTATTATCATGTCACATTTATTTactaaatgaattaattaagatattttataaaaagatatttaaataaaaaaggttcTTTATACTTATAAGGCATGAGACCACTCCTCTACCTTACATTACATGTCTCTAGATTAATTAAGCCTCTACTtgttttcatattaaaaaaataataatttacttaatttattaaaaaataagtatcattttaaattattttatatagaaaaaaatcaataaataaataaaaaatataataattttataaaattaatctgaatattaatattatattaaaaattaaaaggatattTATTAAGAgcattagtgaaaaaaataattaatattatattaaaaaattaaattggatACTTATTTTGAAAGgagtaaatacatttttaacaaGATTACATAATTCAATATAAAATCGTGGCTAAATATTCCAAATAGTATTATTTGTTCAAAATTCATTCTGTCAAAATTATTCTAGTTTTACCATGCAGAATGTTTGCCAAAAGAAAAGGGGTTGGGGTACACTAACCACTATGGTGAGACCCCTAAATGCATCCAGGGTTGCAATCCTCTTGGTCTTCTGCTTAACCACTGGTTGCTCCTGTTCAGCTATTTTCTGTACGGACTCACTCTCAGCCCCATAAGGCTTAGCCATTGTGCCTTTGTCATGCTCAATAACAGAACCTCCATTACTGGTTTTAATGGTTACCCTCCTCTTCAAGTCATCCTTATTGCCACCACCATTCAATGCTGAATTGATTCCTTCTTCCATTCTCTTAGATTCTTCATCCATTATTGCTGAATAGTGAATATTCAATAAAGTTCAATGATGTATATCCTTGTCTTGTCTCTTTCTCTTGGGTGGAATAGAACAATTATAGGGAGATTATGTTAGAGATAGAATTAAAGAATTAATGTGACAGAGAGGTCCAAATTAATGAAGTAGAAGGCCGGCATGTGTTGGGTCTCGTCATCAAGGTGGGAAAAATAGAGTAATTAACAACTAGCTACATTACAAATATAAGAGATAGATGAAGGACTTTAGAGAATCGAAAGAAATGGAAGAGGTCCACACTCTGATTTGTTAAATTAGTATTAGCACAGGCTGCTCAGTGTTAATTAGTCCAaccctttattttgtttcttctggTTGGTTGCTCCTCCATTGCTATGAACTTTGAGTACGTAGAATTGTTTTGTCTTGTTTTTTATACCAAAGATTCCTCTTTATCTTTAAGGTTTGACCAAATTTTCAAAATGGAGAAATTCTTGTGCCTTCGAATGATCTCTTCCAGATGTGTTTGGATAGTGGTAATTGTCCGgctaaataaagtaaaatataatttttttaagaaagtagttaatgattttttttgttaataatgaTGTCATTTCTTGAGTTATCTTTTAAGAATGtgttacaatgaagatcaaattAACAACACACTACACGTAtaagactaaattaaaaatgtgtCACATGTATAGGACCATGTTAATAAGAATAAGTAAAAGGTTAATGGTGTTAGGAAccaaattgaaaatgttttacacGAATAAGAACTAGTTTAACAAAGTTTTTATATGTAGAGTCTAAATTGAGAATCCGTAATATACATAGACTAAATTATATGTTAACcggattacttttttttttttaatcttttttcattacatgaattattttattttatactattttatatttgtttatattttctttttattataaaagtaattgTATACATATTTCTAATTTCTCCCGTCCCCTTTTTTCTATTGCATATTTGCATCTAATTGAACTTTTTGGTTCCATAATTTCTTAACCTTCAACAAAAGTTTCGAAATGCGAATCCTCGAAGGCACACCTTTTAGAAGGTTTAAATGAATAAAtggatttttattcttttatcgtTCTCATATAATCTTGATCgattaatatctttttttttatttttagaattcaGTCCGTAGTATTTCTATATAATCTAGTCTTCCAATCAATTTCTTTCTACATAAAAATCTTTATTATGTACGTAGCAATACAAGAGGCCAGCCTTCGCGTAGAAAGGAATTGTATTACTGTAAGTTTTTAAGTCACTTGAGTTAGTTTGTTCTTTGGCTGAGTTTTCTTCCCGTGAATGCATGGCATGGATGCTCCAGACACAAATTGTACATATTATTGTTAACTTGATGAGACTTTAATTGGGATATGTTTGAATAAACTTatctaaaaatactttttaaaaaaataaaaaaaaaagttatatgaaCTTTTTTatgagttaaaattaatttatgcataagttaatttatagaaattttttatataatttttctaaataaaagacaaaaaaaacttctacaaattaatttaattttatggaaaattttattttattttttctcctaattttttttttgaatgctCACTCAAAGATGCCCTTAATCCTTGGTGTtcttttaagttaaatttagaACTTCATCAATATGGTATTGAAGAATATTTTGCTTCCCTAAAATTGTTCCACTTATTCTTGGGCAATCTGATAATCCCGGTCTTATTCTTGTCTCTCAGCTGTTGACTGGGGACAATTGCATTTCTTGGAATCGAGCCAAGTGAACGGTGCTGAGTGTAACAAGGACTGGTCACCAATTCCCATATATCATCTttagatttgaaaattaaattgcaaTTGATTGTAGCAATGATTCCAACATGCACCCAAATATTTTGTGATTGTTACATATGTAACTGTTTTAAGCTAGTGTAGATGAAAAGTCAAATCAACTCATTTTCCAGTAGCACAAGTGGAAGTGGtagaatatataaaacaaaaggtGTGATCAGTGATTGGTGTGTCCATCTGTCTTCAACATGTGGTCAAGTGAGGAATGGCGGTGATAATGATCAACATTAGGGTGTGGAAACTGTACTCTGCATCCTTATTACGTCGAACTCAATCGAGTTTCAATTCAAATATACATTTAAtagttcataatattttttaaaaaaatttacactaaaGATGTAAATGGGCTGAGATTGACTTTTCACATGATCCAAAACTtgacttactttttttttatttatttaagaagaAATTGACTTAGATactaaaagatttaaaataatttataggttaaaatatatttgtgatttttaataaatatctaattttatttatttattttttaatatttttattttttctctttgataaaacaaaattttatttttatcctttaacaattttttttaatttctaataaattactaaattttgttgtgtttcctaataaatttattttatttgttattagtcaCTTTAgaaagtactaataataaataaaaaaattatcaggaaacaaacacaaatatttttaatttattagaaactaaaaagttttaaaaacaaaaaataaaattattattttattaacaatacaaaaattatttttataaaaaaaaaacttaaaatttgagTGTTCATTAAAGATCACATACatattttaacttaatataTGCATGTGACTCCGTTAACGCATATTACTCAGCTAAATGAGCCATATCTTAGTTCTTTACAAACTATAATTATACAAGAGTTTTGGATAAGAGACTATTTTCAATGAATTATGTTATCCAATATCAATATAAGTTACAAAACATATAACCAACTAAACGCAAATAAAAAAAGTCAGTTCTATCTTGAAGTGTATCTTCTCTAGTATTTGATCAGGAATGGCTATTTACTTGTTGTTTTCATGACGTGTATGTTCTAGTCAAAGGTGGCGTACGTGACATGTATATATCATAAAGCTCTGGATTTCCGATTTATCAGCTAAATGATGGCCGACCCATCAGTTTACCAGTGCCACGGCTCTTCCGATATTGGCCGGGTGAGGAGCATTGTAATAAAACCCTTTATTTTtccattaatattatatcaaGAGATCGATGCGCACCATTGTAATAAAACCCTTTATTTTCCCTTGGAAAATCTTTTCCACTAGGCTATCTTCAATCTTTATCAAGAGATCGatgcctttccttctttttcttatatattaaacAATGTATAACAAtagaattcatttttaaaaaatgaaaaaagaagtgtTGAGTTGGAGATCATTAGAAAAATAGCCCATTACATCAAACCAACCCACATATGACCAACAGACCCAAGATCAACATTTCTCTTAGTTTCTAGAATATTGTTGCTACCTACTGTTATTTGTTACTACCTTTTTACTGTTTTACTAAGTTACTTTATTTTAGCTGTTATACAGCTGTAATTTGTATAGGTATCATTTAGTAGATTCGGTCTTATCCTTCGGTGTAGCtgtatatattttcatgtatgctGCCAATAATTATCCATTGAATGAAGTAAGCTTTTCCTACCAATTCTGTCTAAGTTTCATCACCCTCTCCCTTATACCCAAAGTCCTTTTAGAGATGGTCTTAATTTCCACAAGTACTCCGCATCACATGTCAGCCCATAATCATTTATATTCCGTCTCTGCAACTGTTTCTTTTTCCACTGAAACAATTTTCAGTCACACTCTATTTTCTCCATATAGTCAAAAACCCAACTACACGTGGTTCTGCACCATTTATTTCCACATAAAAAAGTGTAATTGATCTCCAAAACACAACATCATCACTGCAAAATGAAGACTTTGATCTACCATGTTCTCACGGGGCGTTGGTTCATGCTCTTTGCATCTTTACTCATCATGGCCGCAGCAGGAGCAGCCTACATGTTCGGCATGTACTCTAACGAGGTCAAAACCTCTTTAGGGTACGACCAAACCACTCTTAACTTGTTCAGCTTCTTCAAAGACGTTGGTGCCACCGTTGGAATCATATCAGGGTTAGTCAACGAGATAACTCCACCTTGGGTAGTTCTGTCAATTGGGGTCATCATGAACTTCTTTGGCTACTTCATGATATTTCTTGCTGTCACTGGCCGCATTGCCAAACCCCAAGTTTGGCAAATGTGTCTCTACATTTGCATTGGCTCAAATTCTCAAACTTTTGCTAACACAGGTGGTACTGTCACGTGTGTGAAAAACTTCCCTGGAAGCCGTGGCAATGTTTTAGGCCTACTCAAAGGTTACGTTGGTCTAAGTGGTGCCATCATTGCACAGCTCTACCATGCCTTCTACGGTGATCATAACCCTCAGGCTCTTATTTTACTCATTGCGTGGCTTCCTGCTgctgtttcctttcttttccttccaaCAATTCGGATATTCAACACAGTTCACCACCCAAATGAGAACAAAGTTTTCTACCACCTTCTATATATATCACTAGTCCTTGCCGGGTTTCTCATGGTTCTTATCATCATGCAAAACAAGCTCAGGTTTACAAGGCCTGAATACATAGCCGATGGGGTTGtggttttcttctttctccttctcccacTTGTTGTGGTGTTTAGAGAAGAAATAAACCAATTGAAAGCCAAAACGCAAGGTTTGACCGATTCAGTAAAAGTAGTCACTGAAGTTATTCCACCTCCAAATGTGGTGGAGCAAGAAGTCCCATCAACTACCACAAGCTCCCACGAGAAAAGTTCTTGTTTTGGGAATATACTCAAACCCCCAAAAAGAGGAGAAGACTACACCATCTTGCAAGCACTTTTCAGCATTGACATGCTGATTCTGTTCATAGCAACAACATTTGGTGCTGGCGGAGCATTAACAGCCATAGACAATTTAGGACAGATTGGACGCTCATTAGGGTACCCAAGAAAAAGCATTACAACATGCGTGTCCTTATTGAGCATATGGAACTACTTGGGAAGAGTAGTTGCAGGTTACGCCTCTGAAATATTCTTAACCAAATACAAACTCCCTCGTCCCTACATGCTCACTCTAGTTTTGCTTCTCTCTTGTGTTGGCCACATTCTGATAGCCATTGGTGCCCCAAACTCTCTCTACTTGGCTTCAGTGATTATAGGGTTCTGTTTGGGAGCTCAGTGGCCACTAATGTTTGCAATCATATCAGAAATATTTGGCCTCAAATACTACTCCACGTTGTTCAACTTTGGAGCCGTAGCAAGCCCTGTTGGGTCTTACATTCTGAACGTGAAAGTGGCTGGTGTTTTGTATGATAAAGAGGCTTTGAAACAGTTGAAGGCCAAAGGACTCACGAGAGAAGAAGGGAAGGACCTAACTTGCGTGGGAGTGCAATGCTATAAAATGGCTTTTATCATAATCACGGCTTCAACGCTGTTTGCATGCATTGTTTCGTTTGTTTTGGTGGTGAGGACTAGAAAATTTTACAAAGGGGATATCTATAGAAAGTTCAGAGTGGAACATGAAACAGGAGAGAATGAAATGGGGATCACTAAAACTCGTAATAGTCCTTCTGGTTGAAACAGAGGGACATGCAAACTTGGGCAGCACCACGTACAAGGGAACAACCCAATAAAATAAGAACAGTAGAAAATAATGAAGTATGTTTAAGGTTGAAAAATGTTATATGAACACTTAATATAATGAGATcgagaaaaaacaaatataaatattataggaaaagagaaatataaaaaaatgttgaaaaaatatttaaaataataaaatatttgtacatTTTTACCTTTTAAGGTTTAGGTACAGTATTGCCTGCTTTTTAAGAAGTATATGTGGTGGGCTTGCCTAAGATTgaacttaaataaattgaatatttgtaattaaataatcttTGTATTCGATATTTTGGGCAGATTTTTATGTAAGAGGCGAACTGTGTTATGAGAAGAAAAAGATCATCTCCTAACATTTACACGTGGCTCTcccgattttttttttgaaaatttaaaagaaataaaatataataaagattATGAAAGTAAATATTCTTGCATTTATTGCTATTGCACTATTTATTCTAGTTTCTACTGcttttttacttataatttacataaaaatgGTAAGCTTAAATTGTGAGAACTAAAAAGAGATCCTTAAACAAAGTGTAAGAAGACGCTGCTTGCGCTCTAGTGTTTGATTAAACtgacattttaatattttactcaTCAACGCCAACAGTAACATACCCCCGcattaataaattcaaaaatatttattcatttatattcaattttgtcATACCTATATGGATTTGCTACTGTGAGCTTAAAAAAggtttcatttataattaattcttaTTTCATTTAACTAAGTGAtgttttaaacaataatttttcaaatactgtattttatttttaaaaaaagtttttttacatgatttccccaaatatttaattcaaataatttggAATTTTGGATGCTGCGGGCCTGCGGCAAGCCCAGTTGCGAAAGTTCATGGGGGTCATTGCCAGGTGGGTATCGACTCTTGCGGATGAAATGAAATTCACTTTCATAACTAGTAACTATATATGTGGCagctattttaaaattgaagtcAAATTTAAagatacattaattaaaaagcaTTACAAAAATTCAACAAGTCATTTatgtagaacaaaaaatatatattaagatgaaaaaatatcttaaaatattataaagatataaaaaaatgtatatatatatactgaatttcaaaattactataatttactaaattataaatcataattaatttttattcttaaattccAAAAAATCCTATGAATAAAAAACATGTTTCTCAATCTATATAGCATATTTTCTTAATTCTAAATAAATCAtctctttgatttatttttatttaatagaataGAATTTCgattattaataataacaatatttattattttataaattttgtttaaatttaaaaatatttttgcaatAAAGAAAATGGTACTACATATTATTATGACCCGAGTCAAAAAGATGGAGAAAGGGTGAAGATTTCAATTCCCTCAAACTGATGGGGATATATCATAGGTCTTTCTCACTTCCCCCACCCACTGAGAAAAGAGAATATATAATGGGTGTTGGAGACAAGTGGAGCTCCTGAGGCTGCATAGGATCCGTATTGGCCATCTTTATCACCACAATGCCTCTCATGAATGAATTAGAACTAGTATCATATCATCTCACGTCATGCACTATTCATTTGCAACATTTATCCTTTTGTTAAGATACACAAAAAGAGAAATCAACTGTGACAACTTTCGATAACTCAATAGTTGTCAACTCCTCATCGtggtatattatatatatttttgttttaaatttttcacatgtattgttttttgaaaaatataaattaacataCAGTCAAAGAATATTTCTTTTAGCATAAATTCATCACTTTGTTAAGAACTAGCTACTAGTTAGCCCCTTCTGCTAGACTTAATCTATGTTGACATTGTATATTATACTCCTTATATTGCAGTTGACTGTACAGTATAAGATGAATTCAAGTTTTCAAACAATCAACTTGTCCTTCTTTGTTTTTTACAATAGTTGTACTAAAGTTAAAACGTAAAActttatacatattatttaaatatattgtcgCTAAATTGACCCTACTAGTGCTTTTAATAAGCTTGTTTGATTTGC is a window encoding:
- the LOC100798313 gene encoding uncharacterized protein; amino-acid sequence: MKTLIYHVLTGRWFMLFASLLIMAAAGAAYMFGMYSNEVKTSLGYDQTTLNLFSFFKDVGATVGIISGLVNEITPPWVVLSIGVIMNFFGYFMIFLAVTGRIAKPQVWQMCLYICIGSNSQTFANTGGTVTCVKNFPGSRGNVLGLLKGYVGLSGAIIAQLYHAFYGDHNPQALILLIAWLPAAVSFLFLPTIRIFNTVHHPNENKVFYHLLYISLVLAGFLMVLIIMQNKLRFTRPEYIADGVVVFFFLLLPLVVVFREEINQLKAKTQGLTDSVKVVTEVIPPPNVVEQEVPSTTTSSHEKSSCFGNILKPPKRGEDYTILQALFSIDMLILFIATTFGAGGALTAIDNLGQIGRSLGYPRKSITTCVSLLSIWNYLGRVVAGYASEIFLTKYKLPRPYMLTLVLLLSCVGHILIAIGAPNSLYLASVIIGFCLGAQWPLMFAIISEIFGLKYYSTLFNFGAVASPVGSYILNVKVAGVLYDKEALKQLKAKGLTREEGKDLTCVGVQCYKMAFIIITASTLFACIVSFVLVVRTRKFYKGDIYRKFRVEHETGENEMGITKTRNSPSG